DNA from Planctomycetota bacterium:
GGAGACCCTGACGCTCGACCCCAACGCCCCTTCCGGACCTTCCGGTCCCGGGACGCCCCGCGCCGCCGGTCCCGCCGGCCCGCGCGCCAACCGCGCCGGTCAGCCCTACAACCCCGAGGGGTTCCGCAGCCGCCTGCTGGCCTCCGCGGAGAACCGCCAGGTCTGGGGCATGGATCCCGACGAGATCGACTGGGCCCTCCAGAACAGCGACCGCATCATGGACCAGGAGTTCCAGGTGACGCCCTACGCCGGCGGGGGACTCAAGATCGAAAGCGTCGCGCCCGGATCGCTGGGCGCCATGCGCGGCCTGATCCCCGGGGACGTCGTCAAGGACATCAACGGCCAGCCGCTCACGAGCCTCGCCGACATCCGAACGCTCATGAACAGCCCCGCCCTGCGCCAGAGCTCCGGGCTTCGGATCACCCTCGAGCGGGCCGGAAAACCCGTCATCCTCGAGTACCGACCCCTGCCGCGGCAGTAATCGTTCCGGGGACCGAACGGGGATCTCCGGGTCGGCGATGCCGTCCGGAACTTCTCCAGGGTTCGCGTCGCCCGGAAGGTGAGGTCCGATCGGCCGCCTCAGGCCGGCGGCGAAAGGAATTCTTGGTGAAGGGCCCGCACCGCTTCGGGGCCCGCGTCGCCCTTCACGATAAAGGAAATCGAAAGCTCCGAGGACCCCTGGGCGATCGCGATCACGTTGATCCCGCGGCGCGCCACCGC
Protein-coding regions in this window:
- a CDS encoding PDZ domain-containing protein, with protein sequence MNDVKLLNGLLWALNGLLGLGIAAFAWFFLLTPARGNLDGVVFQDEAPRAEVVRPAGPGDGVLRSLPNPLEPRARGAGPAAPTFRAVLKGTLPTEKDPRQAVAFIKSPTRNVDLVAYVGEPILHDGQPFEEYRGWTLVEVTKDTATFTNGTLRETLTLDPNAPSGPSGPGTPRAAGPAGPRANRAGQPYNPEGFRSRLLASAENRQVWGMDPDEIDWALQNSDRIMDQEFQVTPYAGGGLKIESVAPGSLGAMRGLIPGDVVKDINGQPLTSLADIRTLMNSPALRQSSGLRITLERAGKPVILEYRPLPRQ